A genomic region of Lachnoclostridium edouardi contains the following coding sequences:
- a CDS encoding AAA family ATPase: MLIQFIVENHRSIKNSAVISFAASKDKSFEEYLLHPDAKKTLLPALAIYGANAAGKSNVLQAMMTMKEMIVGDASKASKGQKLPWEPFGSIKEPTTFEIVFIYQGVRYTYGFSFDAKKIYKEYLFHWPNGREALIFSREDGVYEFRENINEQMTLSNRTPDNKLYLVSSNDWNLPQTENAYRWFLEKLTFLMDEEPATSETVAQIASGDDKKARILKELLLADLGITDVTIKNSQGKIPVITTTHRIMNEDGSTEYFQLLMEQESAGTQHFFARIGGWLQALENGALLVVDEIEDSLHPLLTRQLIEMVQDKRINTKGTQLIFTTHDAMLLDLNFFRRDQIWFAEKNDRTCATELYSLASFSPRKGENVRKGYLQGRFGAIPFIEGNAK, from the coding sequence ATGTTGATTCAGTTTATAGTTGAAAATCACAGGTCAATAAAGAACAGCGCCGTAATCAGCTTTGCGGCCTCCAAGGATAAGTCATTTGAAGAATATCTGCTTCATCCGGATGCAAAAAAAACATTGTTGCCTGCGCTTGCTATTTACGGTGCCAATGCTGCCGGAAAGAGCAATGTGCTACAAGCAATGATGACCATGAAAGAAATGATCGTAGGTGATGCGTCAAAGGCATCTAAGGGTCAAAAGCTGCCATGGGAGCCATTTGGCAGCATAAAGGAACCAACTACCTTTGAAATCGTGTTTATTTATCAAGGGGTTCGTTACACATATGGTTTCTCTTTTGATGCTAAAAAGATTTATAAAGAGTATCTTTTTCACTGGCCAAATGGCAGAGAAGCTCTGATTTTTTCCAGAGAGGACGGAGTATATGAATTCAGGGAAAATATAAATGAACAGATGACTCTGAGCAACCGGACACCGGACAACAAGCTCTATCTGGTATCCTCGAATGACTGGAATCTGCCGCAGACAGAAAATGCTTACCGGTGGTTTCTTGAAAAGCTTACCTTCTTGATGGATGAAGAACCAGCCACCTCAGAAACTGTTGCCCAGATTGCCAGCGGTGATGATAAGAAGGCGCGTATCTTAAAGGAATTGTTGCTTGCCGATCTTGGAATTACCGATGTTACAATCAAGAATAGTCAAGGAAAGATACCAGTTATTACGACAACCCATCGAATCATGAACGAGGATGGATCAACAGAATATTTCCAGCTCTTAATGGAGCAGGAATCTGCTGGTACACAACACTTTTTTGCCCGAATCGGGGGCTGGCTACAGGCACTTGAAAATGGCGCACTTTTGGTTGTAGATGAAATTGAAGATAGTCTTCACCCCCTTTTGACTAGGCAGTTAATTGAAATGGTGCAGGATAAGAGAATCAATACAAAGGGCACACAGTTGATTTTTACAACACATGACGCAATGCTGCTTGACCTTAATTTTTTCCGCAGAGATCAGATTTGGTTTGCCGAAAAAAATGACCGGACTTGTGCAACAGAGCTTTATTCGCTGGCTTCTTTCTCGCCAAGAAAAGGGGAAAATGTGCGCAAGGGTTATCTCCAGGGAAGGTTTGGTGCGATACCTTTTATCGAAGGTAATGCCAAGTGA